In a genomic window of Chrysemys picta bellii isolate R12L10 chromosome 1, ASM1138683v2, whole genome shotgun sequence:
- the RASL11A gene encoding ras-like protein family member 11A, translating to MRLPTMSTNFLLAPILECPSDFFQSRDIKLAVLGAGSVGKSAMIVRFLTKRFIGDYEPNTGNLYSRLVHVEGDQVSIQIQDTPGCIQVQEGFVQMLDSLSRCVKWAEGFLLVYSITDYSSYQSIRPLYQHIRKVHPDSKIPILIVGNKGDLLHARQVQTNEGIQLANELGTVFLEISTSENYHGVCDVFQYLCKEVSKLHHSSCGDKRRSSIIPRPKSPNMQDLKRRFKQALSSKVK from the exons ATGCGCCTGCCGACCATGTCCACTAACTTCCTGCTCGCGCCCATCCTGGAGTGCCCCTCGGACTTCTTCCAGAGCCGGGACATCAAGCTGGCGGTGCTGGGGGCCGGCAGCGTGGGCAAAAGCG CTATGATTGTTCGATTCCTAACAAAGAGGTTTATTGGAGACTATGAACCCAATACAG GAAACTTGTATTCAAGACTTGTTCATGTAGAGGGAGACCAAGTTTCCATACAGATCCAAGACACACCGGGATGTATTCAG GTGCAAGAAGGCTTTGTACAGATGTTGGACTCTCTTTCCAGATGTGTGAAGTGGGCAGAGGGCTTTCTCTTGGTCTATTCTATCACAGACTACAGTAGCTATCAGTCTATTCGTCCTCTCTATCAGCACATACGCAAAGTCCATCCAGACTCTAAAATACCCATCCTTATTGTGGGAAACAAAGGGGATCTCCTCCATGCGAGGCAGGTACAGACCAATGAGGGGATACAGCTGGCTAATGAACTGGGCACTGTGTTTTTAGAAATCTCCACTAGTGAAAACTACCATGGGGTGTGTGATGTTTTTCAGTATCTTTGCAAGGAGGTTAGCAAACTACACCACAGCAGCTGTGGAGACAAAAGGAGATCGTCCATCATCCCTCGACCCAAATCTCCCAACATGCAAGATCTAAAGAGACGTTTCAAACAGGCATTATCTTCCAAAGTCAAATAA